The following proteins are co-located in the Polystyrenella longa genome:
- a CDS encoding RNA polymerase sigma factor, whose protein sequence is MPLTDSQFVFPGSTDSRLIQGAKDLDANSWKTLVEDYGPMIYQIARRSGLQPTDASDVAQTVLVELTKSLHKFDRKNRGSFRRWLKVITRNKVIDFWRRQDTPPQALHVNDIPAVQTPVYSDEVTLNDRQMQLLDILSQVRRVVSEQTWQAFEMMQSGLETSESIGKRLGISADAVRMAKRRVLLQIELLLKQDDKESL, encoded by the coding sequence ATGCCGCTCACCGATTCTCAGTTTGTTTTTCCTGGCTCCACAGACAGCCGATTGATTCAAGGTGCAAAAGATCTTGACGCCAATTCCTGGAAAACACTCGTCGAAGACTATGGGCCCATGATTTATCAGATCGCGAGAAGATCAGGACTACAGCCCACCGACGCTTCTGATGTTGCTCAAACAGTTCTTGTGGAACTCACGAAAAGCCTGCATAAGTTTGATCGAAAAAACAGAGGATCATTTCGCCGTTGGTTGAAGGTGATTACCCGTAATAAAGTGATTGATTTCTGGCGGCGACAAGACACTCCACCTCAGGCATTACATGTAAACGATATTCCTGCCGTTCAGACTCCTGTGTATTCAGATGAGGTGACTCTGAATGACCGGCAAATGCAATTGCTCGACATCCTTTCACAAGTCCGTCGTGTCGTCTCTGAGCAGACTTGGCAAGCGTTCGAAATGATGCAGTCTGGTTTGGAAACCTCTGAGTCAATCGGTAAAAGACTGGGGATTTCCGCCGATGCGGTTCGAATGGCGAAGCGGAGAGTTCTCTTGCAAATCGAATTACTACTCAAACAAGATGACAAAGAGAGTCTCTAA
- a CDS encoding protein kinase domain-containing protein, whose protein sequence is MSCSETHRLELLENEPLSGNLITELLEHISSCEECFQQLQQNRFLLFDSEEANAELKAVLELEKLSEEVECKSLLARMKDQRPEHPGTSSSTLRGSLPPGTILDDFQLTRIIACGGMGIVYEAVQLSLDRTVALKVLSSLGPATELQIQRFKNEALVVGSLDHSNIIPILAFGTVDGIHFLVMNYIEGCNLARLIKAIDSSTESGMTGIDTTEQYESDRVDSDQNQLRDFDDEFSINDGNSHEMERAKDRRFVDQLELENTKTKVYVDRMVRQFVKVIEALQYAHSRGIIHRDIKPSNLILDESGKLWVGDFGVAKLDMAATITKSNILIGTPRYMSPEQALGNRAAVDYRADIYGMGVTLYETLTLQPFFEATSIEEVIHSIINVVPTAPTTLNPAISTDLETIILKATAKEARDRYSSALSFANDLQNYLDNKPIMASRPTVLSRIRKWTKRNKLIATISSLLFLAITFLAITMTVYSYRISEVNHNLRIAEADSRKAYEKVAAALDDSSEKNYLMSVMLASDASKKHDSTRVNALLEPFIPKEGQKDIRGLEWYAVNNDTLPITDDLKVSQSALYAIDISPDGSVVAVAGAASIIHFVDVASMQVIDTLDTEQTEVNSLDFSSDGTHIVSAGDDRTLRIWDVQTKELLQTITTYPDPEPGGVKYIAVGVKYTPDNQFLISSANDKKLKKWSIPSGEQVGEFVGHDDDTRAFDISRDGKYLVTGSFDRTVRMWEMESQKEINIVGIPEVDGTTNLSIQSVSFSLDGKAVVVGTKNAGVCQWEWRQDTLRIIGVHKDPVSFVCYSNYQQEVFACDRSGAVKIWNVGSDTLPNQALRLTPLDSRQVHTGRIYAACLTIDGSKLLSVGEDGCVKGVELVAKNVNSKISEYRAITTYAHSPESERLVVILNDGKVVHGFENREGKITRIWRVVRNGVSAACYAKGSDVLITAYGTGEVLANHWRLNGRSYREFARWKLPFEGRPTYINYSDKCGSMLVDNEKHDIYLYKLLLPPSGKVPAELVQISKHRGFHTILAPDEMTFAFVDNDVVYVCSANSGEVIHQLNAGIESGVNCIAYSPTSPRLYIADGTRALHVWDFQKSDSAEFIVRHDSSVSSLALSPDDKTLLISGLNSTLSFYSLQGRIQLHQISYPMLRQMEWMKSGQLLAFAKTPANATRNIKGHKHDFGYLQTLSFGEEWERQFNEFATSLPDEQPETK, encoded by the coding sequence ATGAGTTGCTCCGAAACCCATCGATTAGAGTTGCTCGAAAATGAGCCACTCTCTGGAAATCTCATTACAGAGCTATTGGAGCACATTTCTTCCTGTGAGGAGTGCTTTCAACAGCTTCAGCAAAACCGTTTTTTGCTGTTTGATTCCGAGGAGGCCAATGCGGAACTTAAGGCAGTTCTGGAATTGGAAAAACTGAGTGAAGAAGTGGAATGTAAAAGCCTTCTTGCCAGAATGAAGGATCAACGGCCTGAGCATCCCGGCACTTCCTCATCGACATTACGGGGATCACTCCCTCCGGGGACGATTCTTGATGATTTTCAACTCACAAGAATAATTGCTTGCGGAGGGATGGGAATTGTCTATGAGGCCGTGCAGCTCTCCCTGGATCGAACAGTCGCACTGAAAGTGCTCTCCTCCTTGGGACCGGCGACAGAATTGCAAATTCAACGATTCAAGAATGAAGCACTCGTGGTGGGTAGCCTGGATCATTCAAATATCATTCCCATTCTGGCTTTCGGGACAGTCGACGGAATTCACTTTCTGGTCATGAATTATATTGAAGGCTGTAATCTGGCACGCTTGATCAAAGCCATCGACTCCTCCACCGAGAGCGGAATGACAGGCATTGATACGACGGAGCAATACGAGTCGGATAGGGTCGACTCAGATCAAAACCAGCTCAGAGATTTCGATGACGAGTTTTCTATCAACGACGGCAATAGCCACGAAATGGAAAGAGCAAAAGACCGTCGGTTTGTCGATCAATTAGAACTGGAGAATACGAAGACGAAAGTCTATGTCGACAGGATGGTCAGGCAATTCGTCAAAGTCATTGAGGCGCTGCAATACGCTCATTCAAGGGGGATCATCCATCGTGACATAAAACCTTCGAATTTGATTCTCGACGAATCAGGCAAACTGTGGGTGGGTGACTTTGGCGTTGCCAAGCTCGATATGGCGGCAACCATCACCAAATCCAACATTCTGATCGGAACGCCACGTTACATGAGTCCGGAGCAGGCTTTGGGGAACAGAGCTGCTGTAGATTACCGGGCGGATATCTATGGAATGGGAGTCACTCTTTACGAAACGTTGACGCTCCAACCCTTCTTTGAAGCAACCTCCATCGAGGAGGTGATCCATAGCATTATCAATGTCGTCCCGACAGCGCCGACAACACTGAATCCGGCGATCTCAACGGATCTGGAAACAATTATTCTGAAAGCGACGGCCAAAGAAGCTCGAGACCGCTACAGTTCCGCTCTCTCGTTTGCAAACGATCTCCAGAATTATCTCGACAACAAACCCATCATGGCTTCCCGGCCTACCGTGCTGTCCCGCATCCGTAAATGGACAAAAAGAAATAAGTTGATCGCCACTATCTCGTCTCTGCTGTTTCTTGCGATCACTTTTCTTGCGATCACGATGACCGTTTACAGCTACCGAATCTCGGAAGTGAACCATAACCTGCGAATCGCTGAGGCTGATTCCAGAAAAGCCTACGAGAAAGTCGCCGCTGCGTTGGATGACTCCTCTGAGAAGAACTACCTGATGAGCGTGATGCTGGCCAGCGATGCGTCGAAAAAGCACGATTCAACACGAGTGAATGCATTGCTGGAACCATTCATTCCTAAAGAAGGACAGAAAGATATTCGGGGACTGGAATGGTACGCCGTCAATAATGATACCTTGCCTATCACCGACGATCTCAAGGTGTCGCAATCTGCTCTGTATGCAATCGACATCAGCCCCGACGGTTCAGTCGTGGCTGTTGCAGGCGCCGCTTCCATTATCCATTTCGTGGATGTGGCCAGCATGCAGGTTATCGACACACTCGACACGGAACAGACCGAAGTGAACAGCCTGGACTTTTCCAGCGACGGAACTCACATCGTTTCAGCCGGCGACGACCGCACTCTTCGAATCTGGGACGTGCAAACCAAGGAACTGCTCCAGACGATTACGACCTATCCCGATCCGGAACCCGGCGGGGTTAAGTACATTGCCGTGGGAGTGAAATACACACCCGACAACCAATTTCTGATTTCCTCAGCAAACGATAAAAAGTTGAAAAAATGGTCCATCCCATCAGGAGAACAAGTTGGCGAGTTTGTCGGACATGATGATGATACGCGAGCATTTGATATTTCCCGCGACGGAAAATATCTCGTTACGGGCAGCTTTGACAGGACAGTTAGGATGTGGGAAATGGAGTCCCAGAAAGAGATAAATATTGTGGGTATTCCTGAGGTAGACGGAACAACAAACCTAAGTATCCAGTCGGTCTCGTTTTCCCTGGATGGAAAGGCGGTCGTTGTAGGCACCAAGAATGCCGGAGTATGCCAGTGGGAATGGCGACAGGACACTCTGCGAATAATAGGAGTCCATAAGGATCCTGTAAGTTTCGTCTGCTACTCGAACTATCAACAAGAAGTATTCGCCTGCGACCGAAGTGGAGCGGTCAAAATCTGGAATGTAGGCTCAGACACTCTTCCCAATCAGGCGTTACGGTTAACTCCTCTTGATTCACGCCAAGTCCACACCGGACGAATTTATGCAGCTTGTCTGACCATCGATGGTTCAAAGTTATTAAGCGTGGGAGAAGATGGGTGTGTAAAAGGTGTGGAACTTGTGGCAAAAAATGTAAACTCGAAAATCAGTGAATATCGTGCGATTACAACCTATGCCCATTCGCCAGAAAGTGAGCGATTAGTTGTTATTCTGAATGACGGGAAGGTGGTACATGGATTTGAAAACCGGGAGGGGAAAATCACTCGCATATGGAGGGTTGTCAGAAATGGAGTGTCGGCCGCATGTTACGCGAAGGGCAGCGACGTACTAATTACGGCTTATGGAACAGGAGAAGTGCTCGCAAACCACTGGAGGTTAAACGGCAGGAGCTATAGGGAGTTCGCAAGATGGAAACTGCCCTTCGAGGGGAGACCGACCTACATCAATTATTCTGATAAATGCGGGAGCATGTTGGTAGATAACGAGAAGCATGATATTTATTTATATAAATTACTTCTTCCACCGTCAGGGAAAGTCCCTGCCGAACTCGTGCAGATCTCTAAACATCGAGGCTTTCATACCATTTTAGCTCCGGACGAAATGACATTTGCGTTCGTTGACAATGATGTGGTGTATGTTTGCAGTGCCAATTCGGGAGAGGTCATTCATCAATTAAATGCGGGAATCGAAAGTGGGGTTAACTGTATAGCTTATTCACCAACTTCGCCTCGCCTCTACATAGCAGATGGCACACGCGCACTACATGTCTGGGATTTCCAGAAATCCGACTCAGCTGAGTTCATCGTGCGTCATGATTCTTCTGTATCCTCGCTGGCTCTCTCCCCAGATGACAAAACATTACTGATTTCCGGTCTGAACAGCACATTATCCTTCTATAGCCTTCAAGGAAGAATACAATTGCACCAGATTTCTTATCCAATGCTACGACAAATGGAATGGATGAAATCGGGGCAGCTATTGGCTTTCGCAAAGACGCCAGCGAATGCCACGCGGAATATCAAGGGCCACAAACATGATTTCGGTTACCTGCAAACACTTAGCTTTGGCGAAGAATGGGAACGTCAGTTTAACGAATTTGCAACTTCGTTACCCGATGAACAACCTGAAACGAAATAG
- a CDS encoding glycoside hydrolase family protein produces the protein MKSFFLVTASLYFTLTIALCVAEEVSEKQALNIGGDKQLLIDDLFFEQSENIHLAMHPAHKTGEHNLVRDRPWENATLNWFSFLEDDGVYRMWYECYDVEGWPTINDTSFCYCESKDGIHWTKPELGLFEYQGSKANNVLFRQIGPEGAHSRVHGACVFIDSSAPPESRYKAISQGMFPTPPDYRIAGMYSPDGIKWTRYPKPICNLFADSQFSGFWDDSKKKYSIYGRVPHRGRALGRAESEDFEHFPDLSLVLAPDDNDPPESDLYNSAATKYQFADGVYFMFPSLFQHDTQTLDIRLAVSRDGIKWTYPDQKTPFIPLGKEGEFDSGSLYMGQGMIRHEDELYLYYGGSQLNHAEGQLENLTQPTGSRIFSRVTVPLDRFVSAEADAKGGYFITPPLIFEGNTLELNSEIHDDGYVRVAVLDIEGQPFKNRRAEDCLPVSGRKNVKQVFWKTDGDVSAYAGKPVRLRIELSNANLYSLQFKQGYPYQVK, from the coding sequence ATGAAATCCTTCTTTCTTGTCACAGCTTCACTGTATTTCACCTTAACGATTGCTCTGTGCGTGGCCGAGGAAGTGTCAGAAAAACAGGCTCTGAATATCGGTGGTGACAAACAGTTGCTGATTGACGACCTGTTCTTTGAACAGAGTGAAAACATTCATCTCGCAATGCATCCCGCTCATAAAACGGGTGAACATAACCTTGTTCGAGATCGACCGTGGGAAAACGCCACTCTGAATTGGTTTAGTTTTCTTGAGGACGATGGCGTGTATCGAATGTGGTATGAGTGCTACGACGTCGAAGGCTGGCCCACCATTAACGACACCTCTTTTTGTTATTGCGAATCTAAAGATGGTATTCACTGGACCAAGCCTGAACTGGGGCTGTTTGAATACCAGGGCAGCAAGGCGAACAACGTATTGTTCAGGCAAATTGGTCCGGAAGGGGCGCATTCGCGCGTTCATGGAGCGTGCGTGTTTATCGATTCCTCGGCGCCTCCGGAATCTCGCTACAAAGCGATCTCTCAGGGAATGTTTCCTACTCCACCCGATTACAGAATCGCCGGTATGTATTCGCCGGACGGAATTAAGTGGACTAGATATCCCAAACCGATCTGCAACTTATTCGCGGACAGCCAATTCTCTGGTTTCTGGGACGACAGCAAAAAGAAATACTCCATTTACGGTCGAGTTCCCCATCGGGGGCGCGCGTTGGGCCGCGCCGAAAGTGAAGACTTCGAACACTTCCCCGATCTTTCGTTGGTTCTAGCCCCGGATGACAATGATCCGCCAGAAAGTGATCTTTATAATTCCGCCGCAACCAAGTACCAGTTCGCGGACGGCGTTTATTTCATGTTCCCCAGCCTGTTCCAGCATGATACGCAAACACTCGATATTCGACTGGCAGTGAGCCGCGACGGAATTAAGTGGACTTATCCTGACCAGAAAACGCCGTTTATTCCACTGGGAAAAGAAGGCGAATTCGACAGTGGTTCGCTCTATATGGGCCAGGGAATGATTCGGCACGAAGACGAACTGTATCTCTATTATGGGGGTTCGCAGCTGAATCATGCGGAAGGTCAATTGGAGAATCTCACGCAACCCACGGGCAGCAGAATCTTCAGCCGCGTGACTGTTCCATTGGATCGCTTCGTGTCTGCCGAGGCTGATGCCAAGGGGGGATATTTCATAACTCCGCCCCTGATCTTTGAAGGCAACACTCTGGAGTTGAACTCAGAGATACATGATGACGGCTACGTTCGTGTTGCCGTTCTGGACATTGAAGGTCAGCCATTCAAAAACCGTCGTGCTGAGGACTGCTTACCAGTCTCCGGTCGCAAGAATGTGAAACAAGTCTTCTGGAAAACTGATGGTGATGTTTCCGCTTATGCTGGGAAACCCGTCCGTTTACGAATCGAACTTTCCAACGCAAATCTGTATTCACTGCAATTCAAACAGGGATACCCGTATCAAGTGAAGTAA
- a CDS encoding DUF4328 domain-containing protein: MANPRNYTYNDISKLTTFTVVTILIRAVGVLVMSSLSVYHLMLVENKGQLDSRTLVVENLVVVSALCVLLLLLLNFLVYLVWIYRVCKNAHALSLNHPVRFSPGWAVGWYFVPIANIFKPPRVMAAIWSNSSPDISREGSDDSNQTINLWWALWILTSVVNQVSANENLAISTQTTLTIVALGMDLCLCYLWINIVRQVQSMQQEKFAIYDNLSVTCSACGEPIVNSKAANCEMCGEPVPASATTGSDSFL, from the coding sequence ATGGCCAATCCTCGCAATTACACTTACAACGATATATCGAAGCTCACGACCTTCACCGTAGTCACAATCTTGATTCGTGCAGTAGGGGTATTGGTCATGTCCAGCCTCTCGGTTTACCATCTTATGCTGGTCGAGAATAAGGGGCAACTAGATTCACGGACTCTCGTCGTTGAGAATCTAGTGGTAGTGAGTGCGCTTTGCGTTTTATTACTGTTGTTGCTCAACTTTTTAGTGTATTTAGTTTGGATATACCGCGTTTGCAAAAATGCTCATGCCCTCTCTCTTAATCATCCGGTCCGATTCAGTCCCGGTTGGGCTGTAGGATGGTATTTTGTACCGATTGCCAACATCTTTAAGCCACCGCGTGTGATGGCGGCTATTTGGAGTAACAGTTCCCCAGATATCAGTAGAGAAGGTTCAGATGACTCAAACCAGACGATCAATCTCTGGTGGGCTTTATGGATTCTGACTAGCGTAGTGAATCAAGTATCAGCAAATGAAAACCTGGCAATATCGACACAGACCACGCTTACGATTGTGGCGTTGGGAATGGATTTATGTCTGTGCTACCTCTGGATCAACATCGTTCGGCAAGTTCAGTCGATGCAGCAAGAAAAGTTTGCGATCTATGATAATCTGAGCGTGACTTGTTCGGCATGCGGCGAACCTATTGTGAACTCGAAAGCGGCCAACTGCGAAATGTGTGGCGAGCCTGTTCCTGCATCCGCAACCACCGGAAGTGATTCGTTCTTATAG
- a CDS encoding c-type cytochrome, protein MRSIPTVCLVLISTFGIAEEPTSLVPKDYPPGNLGKVVRLGEEIVFETKEHPLSKKYVGNALNCTSCHLDGGQHPQAASFIGIATAYPAWSPREERAITLEDRVLNCFMRSQNGVRPPLGSEVSVAITTYITWLSTGQSIAQNPNKPLGPRHVPSLDIKNFKPDPVRGKELYVERCADCHGNTGEGLESGPPVWGADSFNDGAGLSHNDKLASWLKVAMPLDDETLTTQEAFDIAAFVNQHERPKFNLQEHLPDADKLGEYNGKQD, encoded by the coding sequence GTGCGATCCATCCCCACGGTTTGCCTGGTCCTGATTTCGACGTTTGGTATCGCTGAGGAGCCGACGTCTTTAGTTCCGAAGGACTACCCTCCGGGCAATCTTGGAAAAGTGGTTCGTCTTGGAGAAGAGATTGTCTTCGAGACAAAGGAACATCCGCTGTCGAAAAAGTACGTTGGAAATGCGCTTAACTGCACCTCCTGTCATCTCGATGGAGGACAGCATCCGCAAGCAGCCAGCTTCATCGGTATTGCAACTGCCTATCCTGCGTGGTCTCCCCGGGAGGAAAGAGCAATTACACTGGAGGACCGGGTCCTCAATTGTTTCATGCGAAGTCAAAACGGTGTTCGCCCCCCTCTGGGAAGCGAAGTCTCTGTGGCGATCACGACCTATATCACCTGGCTCTCAACGGGTCAGTCCATCGCTCAGAATCCAAACAAACCTCTCGGTCCTCGGCACGTTCCCTCTCTGGATATTAAAAACTTCAAACCCGATCCCGTTCGAGGTAAAGAGTTATACGTCGAACGATGTGCTGACTGCCACGGCAACACTGGAGAGGGCCTGGAAAGTGGACCACCTGTCTGGGGTGCCGATTCTTTTAACGACGGTGCCGGATTAAGTCACAACGACAAGCTCGCCAGTTGGCTGAAAGTCGCCATGCCATTGGATGATGAAACCTTAACGACGCAGGAGGCGTTCGACATTGCCGCATTCGTTAATCAACATGAACGTCCTAAGTTCAACTTGCAGGAGCACCTTCCCGATGCGGACAAATTGGGCGAGTACAACGGAAAACAAGACTAA
- a CDS encoding homocysteine S-methyltransferase family protein, with the protein MDLATFERVLLPQSGESFLTEAGLETDFIFNHGIDIPHFCTAVLLDDPANRSRLKQYYREFVALAQQYKCGVVLETPTWRMNRDWAERLGYNAADRRRLNIAAVHLLQDLRQETNLTSGRFIVSGNLGPRADGYKVAQVMTIDESAEYHREQVETLRDAGADCICAMTITTAEEATGIAKTAQSAEMPAVISFTVETDGSLPSGMKLNEAIAYVDQEAPDAVSYFGINCAHPTHFDSQLDTQDSWTARIGTIRANASTMSHAELDNSTVLDAGDPQDFGDRYLQLRNRLPELRVFGGCCGTDIAHIVSICERCLK; encoded by the coding sequence ATGGATCTCGCAACATTTGAACGCGTCCTCCTCCCGCAGTCTGGAGAATCTTTTCTAACTGAAGCCGGGCTGGAAACCGATTTCATTTTCAATCATGGGATCGATATCCCCCATTTCTGCACCGCAGTCCTGCTGGATGATCCGGCCAACCGCAGCCGATTGAAACAGTACTATCGGGAGTTTGTTGCGCTCGCTCAACAATACAAATGCGGCGTGGTATTGGAGACGCCGACCTGGCGTATGAATCGGGATTGGGCGGAACGACTCGGTTACAATGCGGCTGATCGCCGTCGGTTAAACATTGCCGCCGTTCATCTGTTGCAGGACCTGCGACAGGAAACGAACCTGACTTCGGGTCGGTTCATTGTCAGCGGGAACCTGGGTCCCCGAGCGGACGGATACAAAGTCGCTCAGGTGATGACGATTGACGAATCCGCCGAGTACCATCGCGAACAGGTAGAGACATTACGCGACGCGGGAGCAGATTGCATCTGCGCAATGACGATCACGACCGCAGAAGAAGCCACCGGAATCGCGAAAACTGCTCAGTCAGCAGAGATGCCTGCTGTAATCTCCTTTACCGTAGAAACGGACGGCTCGCTCCCTTCGGGAATGAAATTGAACGAAGCCATCGCCTATGTCGATCAGGAAGCGCCAGACGCTGTGAGTTATTTCGGGATTAATTGTGCTCATCCCACGCATTTCGACAGCCAACTCGACACTCAGGATTCATGGACTGCAAGAATCGGTACGATTCGCGCCAATGCCTCCACTATGAGCCATGCGGAACTTGATAACTCCACAGTACTGGACGCAGGTGACCCACAGGATTTCGGGGACCGCTATTTGCAGCTAAGAAATCGACTGCCCGAACTGCGTGTCTTTGGGGGTTGCTGCGGAACAGATATTGCCCATATCGTCAGCATCTGTGAACGTTGTCTCAAGTAG
- a CDS encoding cation diffusion facilitator family transporter has product MSNRRSDLYREAIRASVFGLIVNVLLGIVKLISGIVGGSYALISDAVNSIGDSLTSLVVTFALFFSQRPADREHPYGHTRAEAIAASNVALVIILSAFYVAWGAIQRFSEPHEIPPVWTLWVAGLNVFIKEGLYRYKLKVGQKTGSTAILANAWDHRSDALCSLAVFAGLSIIRWGGPAYLWIDECAAILVSLVILWNGFHLFQKSASELMDVQADDGFIEQIKQRAEEVEGVQEVETLWVRKSGLEFFVDIHIEVDARLTVAEGHLIGHQVKDRLLQDFSSLRDVLVHLEPHPHERH; this is encoded by the coding sequence GTGAGTAATCGTCGATCAGATCTTTATCGGGAGGCGATCCGCGCTTCTGTGTTTGGTCTGATTGTGAACGTACTGCTGGGAATCGTTAAATTGATCTCGGGGATTGTGGGCGGTTCCTACGCACTGATTTCTGATGCGGTGAACTCTATCGGAGATTCGCTGACTTCCTTGGTGGTTACTTTCGCTCTCTTCTTCTCCCAACGTCCGGCAGATCGAGAGCATCCTTATGGACATACACGAGCCGAAGCGATTGCGGCCTCCAATGTCGCGTTAGTCATTATTCTATCCGCGTTCTATGTTGCCTGGGGGGCAATTCAACGGTTTTCCGAGCCCCATGAAATCCCTCCAGTATGGACACTATGGGTCGCGGGATTAAACGTCTTCATCAAAGAAGGTTTGTATCGCTACAAGCTGAAGGTCGGACAGAAAACGGGATCAACGGCCATTCTAGCGAACGCCTGGGATCATCGTAGCGACGCCCTCTGTTCACTGGCGGTCTTCGCCGGTTTAAGCATCATTCGCTGGGGAGGTCCGGCTTACCTGTGGATTGACGAGTGTGCGGCGATCCTCGTTTCGCTGGTCATTCTGTGGAATGGTTTTCATCTGTTTCAGAAAAGCGCCAGCGAATTGATGGACGTGCAAGCAGACGATGGATTCATCGAACAAATCAAACAGCGAGCAGAAGAGGTCGAAGGCGTGCAGGAAGTCGAGACGCTCTGGGTGCGCAAATCGGGACTGGAGTTTTTCGTCGACATTCATATCGAGGTCGACGCCCGTCTCACCGTGGCGGAAGGCCATTTGATCGGTCATCAAGTCAAGGACCGACTTTTGCAGGACTTCAGTTCATTAAGGGATGTCCTGGTCCACTTGGAGCCTCATCCGCATGAACGTCATTAG
- a CDS encoding AAA family ATPase encodes MTSSESSSSTPKAVQQTVEIDGVTLYLGHPDESKTEWIGQTEILKQLLACWIMVDPRDLALSPRLVGSPGIGKTTLAISAAKQRKQDLYVYQCTADTRPEDLLITPVLGDQGRILYHASPLVTAMLRGGICLLDEGNRMNEKSWASLAPLLDHRRYVESIIAGITIHAHPDFRCAVTMNEDESTFEIPDYILSRLQPTLTLAHPERDDEMAILKYHLPFVDSELLDLTVEFLQKAHELKLDFSTRDGINMLRYAQKRIASDPDHALSQDDAWHEALERCLGPEALDLESMSDQRKQNLGGNFLPMGLGDFFFNSNDPLHPDFNEEDDDDEDEEDDSKY; translated from the coding sequence ATGACCTCTTCCGAATCGAGCAGCAGCACTCCCAAAGCCGTTCAACAGACGGTTGAAATCGATGGCGTAACCCTGTACCTGGGGCATCCGGACGAATCGAAAACCGAATGGATCGGCCAAACTGAGATCCTGAAACAGCTCTTGGCCTGTTGGATTATGGTCGATCCCCGCGACCTGGCCCTCTCGCCACGCTTGGTCGGTTCCCCCGGTATTGGTAAGACGACACTGGCCATTTCGGCTGCCAAACAACGCAAACAGGACTTGTACGTCTACCAGTGCACGGCCGATACCCGCCCGGAAGATTTGCTGATCACTCCCGTATTAGGGGACCAGGGCCGGATTCTGTATCACGCTTCGCCGCTGGTAACCGCCATGCTTCGTGGAGGCATTTGTCTGCTGGACGAAGGGAACAGGATGAATGAAAAGTCTTGGGCCAGCCTGGCTCCCCTCCTCGACCATCGGCGTTATGTCGAATCGATCATTGCCGGAATCACTATCCACGCGCATCCCGACTTTCGTTGTGCCGTAACGATGAATGAAGATGAATCGACGTTTGAGATTCCCGACTACATTCTCAGCCGTCTGCAACCCACATTGACGCTCGCCCATCCCGAACGTGATGATGAAATGGCGATCCTCAAGTATCATCTCCCCTTCGTCGACTCGGAACTGCTCGATCTGACGGTAGAGTTTCTGCAGAAAGCCCACGAGCTTAAACTCGATTTCTCGACGCGCGATGGAATCAATATGCTCCGCTATGCCCAGAAACGGATTGCGTCCGATCCAGACCACGCCCTGAGTCAGGATGATGCGTGGCATGAGGCACTCGAACGCTGCCTGGGACCTGAAGCACTCGATCTTGAATCGATGTCTGACCAGCGCAAGCAGAACTTAGGCGGTAATTTTCTTCCGATGGGCCTCGGCGACTTCTTCTTCAACAGTAACGATCCGCTGCACCCCGACTTCAATGAAGAAGACGACGATGATGAAGATGAAGAAGACGACAGCAAATATTAA